A portion of the Granulosicoccus antarcticus IMCC3135 genome contains these proteins:
- a CDS encoding SDR family NAD(P)-dependent oxidoreductase yields MSLHNSNELTKDFHEKVAIVTGGAMGIGRACAEGFIARGGSVLIADIDIEAGEATANELGERAIFAQTDVCDMQAVTAMAELAVTRFGGIDILVNNAGQALKGVVDEITEEHWTRVIDINLNGYWRTMRVCIPEMKKRGGGSIVNMSSVQGALGFNGYAAYASAKGAINALTWQSAVDLAPHQIRVNAVAPGTIMTPLNEKLFASMDDPSELIDSWNKAHPLGRFGQADEVAETVLFLASRRASFITGDVVRVDGGLSVRGA; encoded by the coding sequence ATGAGTCTGCACAATAGCAATGAGCTGACGAAAGATTTTCACGAGAAGGTAGCTATCGTGACAGGGGGCGCCATGGGTATTGGTCGAGCTTGTGCTGAAGGTTTCATTGCACGAGGCGGTTCCGTGCTCATCGCTGATATAGACATCGAGGCGGGCGAAGCTACGGCCAACGAACTGGGCGAGCGTGCCATTTTTGCGCAGACCGATGTCTGTGACATGCAGGCTGTCACCGCCATGGCAGAGCTTGCCGTCACACGCTTTGGTGGCATCGATATTCTGGTGAACAACGCAGGTCAGGCGCTCAAGGGTGTGGTTGACGAAATCACCGAGGAGCACTGGACTCGTGTCATTGACATCAATCTCAATGGCTACTGGCGAACCATGAGGGTCTGTATTCCGGAGATGAAAAAACGTGGTGGTGGCTCTATCGTGAACATGTCATCGGTACAGGGGGCATTGGGGTTCAATGGCTATGCGGCCTATGCCTCGGCTAAAGGCGCAATCAACGCGTTGACCTGGCAATCGGCAGTCGATCTTGCACCTCATCAGATACGTGTCAATGCGGTTGCGCCGGGTACCATCATGACGCCTCTGAATGAGAAGCTCTTTGCCTCGATGGATGATCCCAGTGAACTGATCGATAGCTGGAACAAGGCACATCCGTTGGGGCGTTTCGGGCAGGCCGACGAGGTGGCAGAGACGGTTCTGTTTCTGGCGAGCCGACGGGCAAGTTTCATCACCGGAGATGTGGTTCGAGTGGATGGCGGATTGTCCGTCCGCGGCGCTTGA
- a CDS encoding dihydroxy-acid dehydratase — MSNKSKSVTFDNNPGRNAQTYGVARELGTDPELIHEPSIGVIGTKGDSQCYLGVQRKVEAIHDRLRSAIGRGDGLMAMRLVQPEYTVATSDGMRNGTREMRYSLIGREVTHDTVCEHLSASGLEGTIAVVACDKPPVGTLAALLEHDRPAIIMSDGPIRPGRDSQTAQPIDIVSAFQVAGSSDIDFKKRIAKEACPGYGSCGGMFTYNTMQTFIGVVGMQPLHMVAPPSDDPRRLQEFPAELVGYLQGMIERGDTPRKIVSRDSIRNAVIVSMAVGGSTNVLLHAPEIARAAGFKSFSDDIMSPEEFNHLSQNVVPVLTDARPYGAYSMVDIDEKGGVQVIVKALMDAGLLNGDTLTCTGETLAEQVKRLNTSEPDGVVVYPVEKPYKATGGLRVLGGNLSPEFSAVLKLAGVEGGLDDNRFVGRARIFNGEQDLLNALEAAPENFQNHDMVIVRYEGPSGAPGMPEMLDSTSRITTLCREREIVVGLMTDARFSGGSVGLVIGHVGPEAALGGPIAFVEDGDEIVVDLNSNELNCTELNDAATLSARKAAWEKVVADNGGMHPLCGEVNTRLLNRMRLSAVSAVYGAGMHPDRVLWVPQPREAVKSGFVPHNKYREGSRKAF, encoded by the coding sequence ATGTCCAATAAGTCGAAATCTGTAACATTCGACAACAACCCTGGCCGCAATGCACAAACGTACGGGGTTGCCCGTGAGTTAGGCACTGATCCGGAACTGATTCACGAGCCGTCTATCGGTGTGATTGGCACCAAGGGCGATAGCCAGTGTTATCTCGGAGTGCAGCGTAAGGTGGAAGCTATCCACGATCGTCTGCGCAGCGCGATTGGTCGTGGTGACGGCTTGATGGCGATGCGACTGGTGCAGCCTGAATACACCGTGGCGACCTCTGATGGCATGCGCAATGGCACGCGTGAAATGCGTTACAGCCTGATCGGTCGTGAAGTCACTCATGACACCGTCTGCGAGCACCTGAGTGCCAGCGGACTGGAAGGTACTATTGCTGTTGTTGCTTGCGACAAGCCTCCGGTTGGTACTCTGGCAGCCCTACTTGAGCATGATCGTCCGGCTATCATCATGTCCGATGGCCCCATTCGACCGGGCAGAGATTCGCAAACGGCACAACCGATCGACATCGTTTCGGCCTTCCAGGTTGCTGGTAGCTCCGACATCGACTTCAAGAAACGGATTGCCAAGGAAGCCTGCCCGGGTTACGGCAGTTGCGGTGGCATGTTTACCTACAACACCATGCAGACGTTTATTGGTGTGGTTGGCATGCAGCCTTTGCATATGGTTGCACCGCCATCAGATGATCCACGTCGCTTGCAGGAATTTCCCGCAGAACTGGTCGGCTACCTCCAGGGCATGATTGAACGTGGCGATACTCCGCGTAAAATTGTCAGCCGTGATTCGATCCGCAATGCGGTCATTGTCTCCATGGCAGTGGGTGGTTCCACCAATGTGTTGTTGCATGCACCAGAAATTGCTCGTGCGGCGGGTTTCAAGAGCTTTTCCGATGACATCATGTCGCCTGAGGAATTCAATCACCTGTCGCAGAATGTAGTGCCTGTACTGACCGATGCGCGCCCTTATGGTGCCTATTCCATGGTCGATATCGATGAAAAAGGCGGTGTTCAGGTCATCGTCAAGGCACTGATGGATGCAGGTTTGCTCAATGGCGATACCCTGACTTGTACGGGTGAAACTCTAGCTGAGCAGGTCAAGCGACTCAACACATCAGAGCCTGATGGGGTTGTGGTCTACCCGGTCGAGAAGCCTTACAAAGCGACTGGCGGTCTGCGTGTTCTGGGCGGCAATCTTTCACCTGAATTCAGTGCTGTACTCAAACTGGCAGGTGTTGAGGGTGGTCTGGACGACAACCGGTTTGTCGGCCGAGCGCGCATTTTCAATGGTGAGCAGGACTTGTTGAATGCTCTGGAAGCTGCGCCTGAGAACTTTCAGAACCACGACATGGTGATCGTTCGCTATGAAGGCCCTAGTGGTGCTCCCGGCATGCCGGAAATGCTGGATTCCACTTCAAGGATTACCACGTTGTGCCGCGAGCGTGAAATCGTGGTTGGACTGATGACTGATGCACGATTCTCCGGTGGTTCAGTCGGACTGGTTATCGGTCACGTGGGTCCGGAGGCGGCCTTGGGTGGGCCCATTGCCTTTGTAGAGGATGGCGATGAGATAGTGGTAGATCTGAACAGTAATGAACTCAACTGTACCGAACTGAACGATGCAGCTACGCTGAGTGCTCGCAAAGCGGCCTGGGAGAAGGTGGTTGCCGATAACGGCGGCATGCATCCTCTCTGTGGCGAGGTGAACACTCGTTTGCTGAACCGTATGCGTTTATCAGCTGTGTCCGCAGTCTATGGCGCCGGCATGCACCCGGATCGGGTGTTGTGGGTACCGCAGCCACGAGAAGCTGTGAAAAGTGGTTTCGTACCACACAACAAGTATCGCGAAGGCTCACGTAAGGCATTCTAG
- a CDS encoding porin has product MKGNLLAVAALSCSLASGVALAQEQFTSELDASLRLGLGLNTEPDAELTFENYSSRIRWRGAADAGEGLKAISYLEFGFDQDTGVSNTRYAWLGLEGDFGTIKGGKQYRAFYDAVTAAVDIAYWGSCFTENACSRQSSVLKFSSPETEDLQYMASVILVPNDAGNDFIDGLDIGAKMQSGDMTFGAGLALLIGNDADVGVLDDDDFFDFGTGFALGTSVTMPISEGTASASLQYASDDYIQESDDAVVLTATYAKDQMYGLVGFSSADNSPFYLTLGYEKPLIEKKAFAYFEVSAVDDGVDEFDDFGFIAGRSDLDLQVRAVMVFNMDLLSMAK; this is encoded by the coding sequence ATGAAAGGTAATCTATTAGCAGTTGCAGCATTATCGTGCAGCTTAGCTTCAGGAGTGGCACTGGCGCAGGAGCAGTTCACCAGCGAACTCGATGCCAGTCTTCGATTGGGTCTCGGTCTCAATACTGAGCCAGATGCAGAACTCACCTTTGAAAACTACAGCTCTCGTATTCGTTGGAGGGGTGCTGCAGATGCGGGTGAAGGACTGAAAGCCATAAGCTATCTTGAATTCGGTTTTGATCAGGATACGGGCGTCAGTAATACCAGATATGCCTGGCTGGGACTGGAAGGTGATTTCGGTACCATCAAGGGTGGTAAGCAATACCGGGCCTTTTATGATGCCGTTACTGCAGCCGTGGATATTGCCTATTGGGGTAGTTGCTTTACCGAAAATGCTTGTTCACGACAATCATCGGTTCTCAAGTTTTCCAGCCCTGAAACTGAAGACCTCCAATACATGGCCTCTGTCATTCTTGTCCCCAACGATGCGGGCAATGACTTCATCGATGGTCTTGATATAGGTGCCAAGATGCAATCGGGTGACATGACCTTTGGTGCGGGTCTCGCTCTGCTTATCGGCAATGACGCTGACGTTGGCGTTCTGGACGATGATGATTTTTTTGATTTTGGTACAGGCTTTGCCCTTGGTACCAGTGTGACCATGCCAATAAGTGAAGGCACTGCCAGTGCTAGTCTGCAGTACGCCAGTGACGATTATATTCAAGAGTCAGATGACGCAGTTGTGCTCACAGCTACTTACGCGAAAGACCAGATGTACGGACTCGTAGGCTTTAGTAGCGCTGACAACTCACCATTTTACCTCACACTGGGTTATGAAAAGCCGCTTATCGAGAAAAAAGCCTTTGCCTACTTCGAGGTAAGTGCCGTTGACGATGGCGTCGACGAATTCGACGATTTCGGTTTTATCGCCGGTAGAAGTGATCTTGATCTTCAAGTGCGTGCCGTCATGGTATTCAACATGGATCTGCTGAGCATGGCCAAGTAA
- a CDS encoding 2-hydroxyacid dehydrogenase, whose protein sequence is MSKPTVLLPAQMPALVIEQLAARYELVELATAENPDKELSDCADRVRAIATQGTAIDRAFMQALPNLQIVANFGVGYDKVDAKAAADLGIIVTNTPDVLNAEVADTTIALLLMTVRQLPQADQHVRKGLWPAQSFPLTPSSLQGRSIGIVGMGRIGEAIAHRLESFGVAISYHARNCRDHLSYPYFSDIVALASAVDTLVVIVPGGTATHHMINKEVLEALGKNGILINVARGSVVDEQALIQALENKVIYSAGLDVFENEPAVPQALIDMEHVVLLPHVGSASEPTRNAMSQLVVDNVVAWLENGTAITPVAETPLSGS, encoded by the coding sequence ATGTCCAAGCCAACTGTTCTATTGCCAGCCCAGATGCCCGCACTTGTCATTGAGCAGCTTGCCGCGCGCTATGAGCTTGTCGAGTTGGCAACTGCAGAGAATCCGGACAAGGAGTTGAGTGACTGTGCAGATCGAGTCAGAGCGATAGCAACGCAGGGTACCGCTATCGATCGAGCGTTCATGCAAGCTTTGCCAAACCTTCAGATCGTTGCCAATTTTGGTGTTGGTTACGACAAGGTCGATGCGAAAGCGGCGGCGGATCTGGGCATCATTGTGACCAATACCCCTGATGTCCTGAATGCAGAAGTTGCAGATACAACCATCGCCTTGTTGCTGATGACCGTGCGTCAATTGCCGCAGGCAGACCAGCATGTCAGAAAAGGTCTTTGGCCTGCTCAATCCTTCCCTTTGACGCCATCGTCTCTGCAGGGCCGTTCTATCGGAATTGTCGGTATGGGTCGTATCGGTGAGGCAATTGCTCATCGCCTGGAATCGTTCGGTGTTGCCATCTCATATCACGCGCGCAATTGCAGAGATCATCTCTCCTATCCCTATTTCAGCGATATTGTGGCGCTGGCAAGTGCGGTAGACACGCTGGTTGTCATCGTTCCCGGTGGTACAGCTACGCACCATATGATCAATAAGGAGGTGCTGGAAGCACTGGGCAAGAATGGCATTCTGATCAATGTGGCGCGAGGTTCGGTGGTCGATGAGCAGGCTCTGATTCAAGCACTTGAGAACAAGGTTATTTATTCTGCAGGCCTGGATGTGTTTGAAAATGAACCAGCTGTGCCGCAGGCACTGATCGACATGGAGCATGTTGTACTGCTGCCACATGTCGGCTCAGCCAGTGAGCCCACCAGGAACGCCATGAGTCAGCTGGTGGTGGATAATGTCGTTGCGTGGCTGGAGAACGGTACGGCCATTACACCTGTTGCCGAAACCCCGTTGTCAGGAAGCTGA
- a CDS encoding pyridoxamine 5'-phosphate oxidase family protein — translation MSNNTIDTTVPPRGDKRRVRQSPNRASYERDDLYAVLDACPIGHVSFIHENWPQSVPTAIARIDDHLYLHGHPKSRLYKALSAGERVCVSACRVDGLVKARSAFHCSMNYRSAVVFGTGVLVTDEEKPALLDSFTDRLIPGSLNDFRPYLTKELKGTALVRLSLDEYSVKIRTGDPIDDEEDIALHHWAGVIPIESSYGVPVKSANMLDGIPIPDELLAQAKP, via the coding sequence ATGAGCAATAACACAATTGATACGACCGTCCCGCCGCGTGGTGACAAGCGACGAGTACGTCAGTCACCGAACCGGGCAAGCTACGAGCGCGATGATCTTTACGCAGTTCTGGATGCCTGCCCCATTGGGCACGTCAGCTTCATTCATGAAAACTGGCCCCAGTCAGTACCGACTGCCATCGCCAGAATCGACGATCATCTGTACCTACACGGGCACCCGAAAAGTCGCCTCTACAAGGCCTTGTCGGCTGGAGAGCGCGTGTGCGTTTCTGCTTGCCGGGTCGATGGCCTGGTAAAAGCCCGATCCGCATTTCACTGCTCGATGAATTATCGCAGTGCAGTTGTTTTTGGTACTGGAGTGCTGGTAACTGATGAGGAAAAACCAGCACTGCTGGATAGCTTCACGGACAGACTGATACCGGGCAGCCTCAATGATTTCAGGCCCTATCTGACCAAGGAATTGAAAGGCACCGCCTTGGTTCGATTATCTCTGGATGAGTATTCCGTAAAAATCAGAACCGGTGATCCGATTGATGATGAAGAGGATATCGCCCTGCACCACTGGGCAGGTGTGATACCCATCGAATCAAGCTATGGAGTACCAGTCAAGTCCGCAAACATGCTGGATGGCATCCCGATACCTGACGAATTGCTTGCGCAGGCAAAACCCTGA
- a CDS encoding PLP-dependent aminotransferase family protein: MNSWVQAMADGLFTPELLDTLRTDTQSPLPRVRQLYLNLYSAIERGLLPYDARLPSSRTLSAQLGLGRNAVISVYEQLASEGLLSANGRRGTRVARHVKPPPSYSVTEWPRSLRISSNHSRLSSGGELAPGEPDAQLFPHDIWRKAQATATRKAANRLGYRAQALIETRTSIARYLANYRSLQVDPEQIVVTSGTRQSLALTANLFADPGDTAWVECPGYLGAVDAFRQSGLHVRPCGLDADGLILPLADVPLPRLIYLTPCFQYPMGMPLGAQRREALLDLARQNDSIIFEDDYDSEFRDDSQPRPALAAESAGARVLHAGTFSKLLFPAIRVGWLVVPPEAVADAHQCLRVIGGGSNTIAQAVVAELLDNGSIARHLRHARQIYGQRRQALITALDGCELFEPINQVSGSLSLVLRLSGQVPMKELVSALDKAGIGAQPLEHLDWQQPSLEQCKAIVIGLGNVDTMAIPATVARLTTALTSLPCSPRAVVARS; this comes from the coding sequence ATGAACAGCTGGGTACAGGCAATGGCTGATGGCCTGTTCACGCCAGAATTACTGGATACTTTGCGCACCGATACGCAGAGTCCATTGCCCCGGGTTCGCCAGCTCTATCTGAATCTCTACAGCGCTATCGAAAGAGGCTTGCTGCCCTACGATGCCAGATTGCCCTCGAGCAGGACGTTATCCGCGCAGCTGGGCCTGGGTCGTAATGCTGTAATCAGTGTCTACGAACAACTAGCCTCGGAAGGCTTGCTCAGTGCCAATGGGCGGCGCGGCACGCGGGTGGCAAGGCATGTTAAACCGCCACCGTCGTATTCTGTAACTGAATGGCCGCGCTCCTTGCGGATTAGTTCAAATCATTCAAGGCTGTCCTCTGGTGGTGAGCTGGCACCGGGTGAGCCGGATGCACAGTTGTTTCCGCATGACATCTGGCGCAAGGCTCAGGCTACGGCGACACGCAAGGCTGCGAACAGGCTCGGTTATCGTGCACAGGCATTGATCGAGACTCGTACATCCATTGCCCGCTATCTGGCCAATTACCGCTCCTTGCAAGTCGATCCGGAACAGATTGTGGTCACCTCAGGTACGCGTCAGAGTCTTGCATTGACGGCAAATCTGTTTGCGGACCCGGGTGATACTGCCTGGGTGGAATGTCCGGGCTATCTGGGTGCGGTGGACGCGTTCAGGCAGTCAGGTCTTCATGTCAGGCCTTGCGGGCTGGATGCTGATGGTCTGATCCTGCCATTGGCCGATGTGCCATTGCCGCGGCTGATTTACCTCACCCCTTGTTTCCAATACCCCATGGGCATGCCGCTGGGGGCTCAACGACGCGAAGCTTTGCTCGATCTGGCACGCCAGAACGACAGCATCATTTTTGAAGATGATTATGACAGTGAATTTCGTGATGATTCACAGCCACGGCCTGCGCTGGCGGCTGAGTCGGCAGGTGCCAGGGTGCTGCACGCCGGTACCTTCTCCAAGCTCTTGTTTCCAGCCATCCGTGTCGGTTGGCTGGTCGTGCCGCCCGAGGCGGTTGCTGATGCTCACCAATGTCTGCGTGTCATTGGTGGTGGTAGCAATACGATTGCACAGGCCGTTGTAGCAGAGTTGCTCGACAATGGATCGATAGCCCGTCATTTGCGGCATGCGCGTCAGATCTATGGGCAGCGTCGACAGGCGTTGATCACGGCGCTGGATGGCTGTGAGCTGTTTGAGCCGATCAATCAGGTGTCCGGTAGTTTGAGTCTGGTGCTGCGACTGTCAGGGCAGGTGCCCATGAAGGAGCTTGTCAGTGCGCTGGACAAGGCTGGTATTGGTGCTCAGCCACTGGAGCATCTGGATTGGCAGCAACCGAGCCTTGAACAATGCAAGGCCATTGTGATTGGATTGGGAAATGTGGATACGATGGCAATACCTGCAACCGTTGCACGCCTGACAACGGCACTGACATCCTTGCCTTGCTCTCCGCGAGCAGTTGTTGCACGATCATGA
- a CDS encoding AGE family epimerase/isomerase: MTTAKPDFASPDFLQKHIHSILAFYEPRVVAPEGGFYSCFQDDGSCYDTTSRQLVGSARYVVNYATAYRLYGKPHHKEWAQWGLDYLTQGHRQSNGHYAWLLESGKVTDTRVMAYGHAFVLLAAASCVRAGIETATATLYEIHEFMEQYFWDESASAYTDERDQSLTTLDPYRGQNANMHMCEALLAAWQATGDSRFLDRSELLAQRFAIDLAAQSDGQIWEHYDQNWQVDMEFNIDKPNDRYKPWGFQPGHQTEWAKLLLILDKERPNKLWLPKAQQLYDRAMATGWDPEHGGIVYGVAPDGSFCATEKYFWVQSETFAAAWRLYAQTGDERYHEDYCRIWQWSWDHMVDHVHGAWFRVRNQDGSAIDNKKSPLGKTDYHTMGACWDVLTAMGKELAEH; this comes from the coding sequence TTGACGACAGCTAAACCGGACTTCGCAAGTCCTGACTTCCTGCAAAAGCATATTCACTCGATTCTTGCGTTCTATGAGCCCAGGGTTGTGGCACCTGAAGGAGGCTTCTACTCATGCTTCCAGGATGATGGCAGCTGTTATGACACGACAAGCCGACAGCTGGTTGGCTCTGCCCGCTATGTTGTCAACTACGCGACCGCCTACCGCCTGTATGGCAAGCCACATCACAAAGAATGGGCTCAATGGGGGCTGGATTACCTGACGCAGGGGCACAGGCAATCAAACGGCCACTACGCCTGGTTGCTGGAAAGTGGAAAAGTCACCGACACCCGAGTCATGGCCTACGGTCATGCCTTTGTCCTGCTGGCTGCGGCCAGCTGCGTTCGTGCAGGAATTGAAACCGCAACTGCGACACTCTATGAAATCCATGAATTCATGGAACAGTATTTCTGGGATGAATCCGCTTCTGCCTATACTGATGAACGCGATCAATCTCTGACGACACTGGACCCTTATCGCGGACAGAACGCAAACATGCATATGTGCGAGGCATTGCTTGCAGCCTGGCAGGCAACCGGTGATTCGCGCTTTCTGGATCGTTCCGAATTGCTGGCACAGCGATTTGCGATTGATCTGGCAGCACAATCGGATGGACAGATCTGGGAGCACTATGACCAGAACTGGCAGGTGGATATGGAGTTCAATATCGACAAACCCAATGACCGTTACAAGCCATGGGGCTTCCAACCGGGGCACCAGACCGAATGGGCAAAGCTTCTGTTGATTCTTGACAAGGAACGCCCGAATAAGCTGTGGCTACCCAAGGCGCAACAGCTCTATGATCGCGCCATGGCAACAGGCTGGGACCCTGAACACGGTGGCATCGTTTATGGCGTAGCGCCTGACGGCAGTTTCTGCGCAACAGAGAAATATTTCTGGGTACAGTCGGAGACCTTCGCAGCAGCCTGGCGTCTATATGCTCAAACGGGGGATGAGCGATATCACGAGGATTATTGCCGGATATGGCAATGGAGCTGGGACCATATGGTGGATCATGTTCATGGCGCCTGGTTCCGAGTCCGCAACCAGGATGGATCCGCAATCGATAACAAAAAATCCCCCTTGGGAAAAACCGATTACCACACGATGGGAGCCTGCTGGGATGTGCTTACAGCCATGGGTAAAGAACTGGCAGAGCACTAG
- a CDS encoding helix-turn-helix domain-containing protein, translated as MSKNFVRILRLAESLSDAPSEGLTKAQIVERAGLPSSTVYRLLSEMEQTGYVYTTPEGRLLPNFSFERRIGIGNISPIQLRQACASISAELESASEIILRRGHSLLWHVTDEHPLQAIKLRAHPGYVRSTYELDSISRLALAYCNIDDIESSWDLSSFHEVGVQGNHLDWHEARKRILATDRQSMQFDMLGNAKGIRRFSIAITTPEGELVSLLTVAEAAIPVRDEEAHIARIRSTLESTKVELELCSASSHANGGLKSVTLPHKTG; from the coding sequence ATGTCAAAGAATTTTGTCCGAATCCTGCGCTTGGCCGAGTCGCTGTCGGATGCACCAAGTGAAGGTCTCACCAAGGCACAGATCGTTGAGCGCGCGGGACTTCCCTCGTCAACGGTCTATCGCCTGCTCAGTGAGATGGAACAGACGGGGTATGTCTACACGACGCCAGAGGGGCGGCTGTTACCTAATTTCTCTTTCGAGCGTCGTATCGGAATTGGCAACATTTCCCCGATTCAACTACGCCAGGCATGTGCCTCTATCTCTGCAGAACTGGAATCGGCGTCTGAGATCATCTTGCGTCGAGGTCATAGTCTCTTGTGGCATGTCACTGACGAACATCCCTTGCAGGCAATCAAGCTTCGGGCGCATCCGGGCTACGTGCGTTCGACCTACGAACTGGATTCGATTTCACGTCTTGCTCTGGCTTACTGCAACATTGATGACATCGAAAGCAGTTGGGATCTGTCGAGCTTTCATGAGGTCGGTGTGCAGGGCAATCATCTGGACTGGCATGAGGCCCGCAAGCGAATTCTCGCCACGGATAGACAATCCATGCAATTCGACATGCTGGGCAATGCCAAAGGTATCCGGCGCTTTTCTATCGCGATAACGACACCTGAAGGTGAGTTGGTATCGCTGCTGACAGTGGCCGAGGCGGCGATTCCCGTACGAGACGAAGAAGCTCATATCGCGCGCATACGTTCAACACTTGAGAGTACCAAAGTGGAATTGGAGCTGTGTAGCGCCAGCAGCCATGCAAACGGGGGCTTGAAGTCGGTCACCCTGCCACACAAGACCGGATAG
- a CDS encoding ABC transporter substrate-binding protein, whose amino-acid sequence MKFLKKRIIAVTAVSTILLSNAVFAEDLVLSIGSRGYGAAVGPALESFEAANPDIKVEWLKVSDVPSESRKLYVTSLMARSATPDVFSVDVIWPGEFAQRRWIAPIGEDFTEEELAQFNPSFMEAATVDGKIYGVPLYVDGTQFFYRSDLLEKYDLPVPKTWEEVIASSRTILDGENNPDLSGFVSMWAKIEGLFMNWLSFTYSNGATFFDENGNVTVNSPEAIEATQTMVDMLYKHKIVPESILNMRPDDARTLFQQGRAVFMMVQDFVYAPLSADDSPVKGKFDFTRNPYFAAHPDAPATAMGGFLLAVNANSEHRDAAVKLVKHMTSYESQLAAAVNESKSPGLMNVYDDASMQDNQVLQKFGKAYAAGVVRPSAGTGSAYPKVSDAMQVAITSALHQSKTVEEALNDAQATIEKLLDQ is encoded by the coding sequence ATGAAGTTTTTGAAAAAACGTATTATTGCTGTTACAGCGGTGTCAACAATACTGTTGTCGAATGCTGTATTCGCTGAAGATCTGGTGCTTTCCATAGGCTCTCGAGGTTACGGTGCAGCGGTAGGGCCAGCACTCGAGAGTTTCGAGGCGGCCAATCCTGACATCAAAGTCGAATGGTTGAAAGTCTCTGATGTACCCAGTGAGTCCAGAAAACTGTATGTCACCAGTCTGATGGCACGTAGTGCAACGCCGGATGTTTTCAGTGTGGATGTCATCTGGCCTGGTGAGTTTGCTCAGCGTCGCTGGATAGCACCCATCGGTGAAGATTTCACAGAAGAAGAGCTGGCGCAGTTCAACCCCTCGTTCATGGAGGCGGCCACTGTTGATGGGAAGATCTACGGAGTTCCCTTGTATGTTGATGGCACACAATTCTTCTATCGCAGCGATTTGCTGGAAAAATATGACTTGCCCGTCCCCAAGACCTGGGAGGAGGTAATCGCATCTTCCAGAACCATTCTTGACGGCGAGAACAACCCGGATCTGTCTGGTTTTGTCTCCATGTGGGCCAAGATAGAAGGACTGTTCATGAACTGGTTGTCCTTTACCTACAGCAACGGTGCAACCTTCTTTGATGAGAACGGTAACGTTACGGTCAACTCGCCGGAAGCCATTGAGGCGACTCAGACCATGGTGGACATGCTGTATAAGCACAAGATTGTGCCGGAGTCGATTCTGAACATGCGACCCGATGATGCCCGAACGCTATTTCAGCAAGGTCGCGCGGTCTTCATGATGGTGCAGGATTTTGTGTATGCGCCATTGAGTGCTGATGACAGCCCGGTCAAAGGCAAGTTTGATTTCACCCGTAATCCGTATTTTGCTGCTCATCCTGATGCACCAGCAACTGCCATGGGAGGTTTTCTGCTGGCGGTGAATGCCAACTCGGAGCACCGTGACGCAGCCGTTAAACTGGTCAAGCACATGACAAGTTACGAGTCGCAATTGGCTGCGGCGGTCAATGAATCCAAAAGCCCGGGTTTGATGAATGTCTACGATGATGCCTCCATGCAGGATAACCAGGTGTTGCAGAAGTTTGGTAAAGCCTATGCCGCTGGCGTGGTGCGTCCATCAGCTGGTACTGGCAGTGCTTACCCGAAAGTATCCGACGCGATGCAAGTGGCCATCACGAGTGCACTTCATCAGTCAAAGACAGTAGAAGAAGCCTTGAATGATGCGCAGGCGACCATCGAGAAATTGTTGGACCAGTAG